A single Aulosira sp. FACHB-615 DNA region contains:
- a CDS encoding pitrilysin family protein, with protein MNQISSRQVVVNGVNQVLSRLSRLLIAFLALTIFSWGTIPEMAVAQTQTAPPPPRTVQPSKPPEKSSIQPYLDRVVKQLTKFQLDNGMKFIVLERHQAPVVSFLTYADVGGVDEPDGKTGVAHFLEHLAFKGTQRIGTTDYKAEKPLLERLEQLDSQIRTAKAENKKADVTRLQAEFKQVEAQAVKLVKQNEMGQIVEQAGGVGLNANTSTEATRYFYSFPSNKLELWMSLESERFLEPVLSREFYKEKDVILEERRLRVENSPIGLMVEKFIDAAYKVHPYRRPVIGYDEDIRNLTPTDVKQFFDTYYAPNNLAIAIVGDVNPNEVKRLAQIYFGRFPSKPKPKSEIPVEPKQTETRQVTLELPSQPWYLEGYHRPAVTHPDNAVYEIISRLLSEGRTSRLYKSLVEKQQLALTAQGYSGFPGDKYPNLLLFYALTAPGHTVDELATGLRQEIDNLKTQPVTAIELQRVKTQARADLLRSLDSNTGMAQLLLEYEVKTGDWQNLFKQLDEIAAVTPADIQRVAKAAFTPENRTIGKLLSKQG; from the coding sequence ATGAATCAGATTAGTAGCCGACAAGTAGTTGTAAATGGTGTAAATCAAGTGTTGAGCAGATTATCTCGTCTGTTAATTGCTTTTTTGGCATTAACGATATTCTCGTGGGGAACAATCCCAGAAATGGCGGTGGCGCAAACTCAAACTGCACCACCGCCACCACGCACCGTCCAACCCAGCAAACCACCAGAGAAAAGCTCGATTCAGCCTTATTTAGATCGGGTAGTCAAGCAATTGACTAAGTTTCAACTGGACAATGGGATGAAGTTCATTGTTTTAGAACGCCATCAAGCGCCTGTGGTTTCTTTTTTAACCTACGCTGATGTTGGTGGTGTGGATGAGCCGGATGGGAAAACTGGCGTGGCGCACTTTCTAGAACATTTAGCTTTTAAGGGTACGCAACGGATTGGTACTACAGATTACAAAGCTGAAAAGCCGCTTTTAGAACGCCTAGAACAGTTAGATAGCCAAATTAGAACAGCTAAGGCAGAGAATAAAAAAGCTGATGTGACGCGGTTACAAGCAGAATTTAAGCAAGTAGAAGCCCAAGCCGTCAAGCTAGTCAAGCAAAACGAGATGGGGCAAATTGTGGAACAAGCGGGAGGTGTAGGCTTAAATGCGAATACTTCCACCGAAGCCACTCGTTATTTTTACAGCTTTCCATCTAATAAATTAGAACTTTGGATGTCTCTGGAGTCGGAGCGATTTTTAGAACCTGTACTCAGTCGGGAGTTTTATAAAGAAAAAGATGTAATTTTGGAAGAACGACGCTTACGGGTGGAAAATTCACCTATCGGGTTGATGGTGGAGAAATTCATCGATGCGGCGTATAAAGTTCATCCTTACAGACGGCCTGTAATTGGTTATGACGAAGATATCCGCAACCTCACACCCACAGATGTAAAGCAGTTTTTTGATACTTACTATGCACCAAATAATCTAGCGATCGCAATTGTTGGTGATGTTAACCCCAACGAAGTCAAACGACTCGCACAAATTTACTTTGGGCGTTTTCCTAGCAAACCCAAACCCAAATCAGAAATTCCGGTAGAACCCAAGCAAACCGAAACACGTCAAGTCACTTTAGAATTACCTTCCCAACCTTGGTATTTAGAAGGTTATCACCGTCCGGCAGTTACCCATCCCGATAACGCTGTGTATGAAATTATCAGCCGACTGTTGAGTGAAGGGCGCACTTCCAGATTGTATAAATCTTTGGTGGAAAAACAACAACTCGCCCTGACAGCCCAAGGTTATAGCGGTTTTCCTGGCGATAAATATCCCAATTTGCTGTTATTTTATGCCCTGACGGCTCCCGGTCACACTGTGGATGAGTTAGCCACGGGTTTACGTCAAGAAATTGATAACTTAAAAACTCAACCAGTCACAGCCATCGAATTACAGCGTGTGAAAACTCAAGCCAGAGCCGATTTACTCCGCAGCCTTGATTCTAATACAGGGATGGCGCAGTTGTTGTTGGAATATGAAGTAAAAACCGGTGATTGGCAAAACTTGTTCAAGCAATTGGATGAAATTGCGGCGGTAACTCCGGCGGATATTCAACGAGTCGCCAAAGCAGCGTTTACCCCCGAAAATCGCACTATTGGTAAGTTGTTGTCGAAACAAGGATGA
- a CDS encoding TetR/AcrR family transcriptional regulator, with protein MRVFNSPPPSEAQTRNRILQAARRLFASQGFDGTTTRDLAQAAGVAEGTLFRHFPNKKAILVEVATGGWVEILTDLLTELSEMGSYKAVAQVMRRRMWNFKKNADLMRVCFMEVQFHPDLRDRIQIEVINKMTDVAEAFFQTAMDKGIYRQTDAKLVAKVFLGMFAIAGFSNNTLMEPDASPQEMQQMAEGLADIFLNGVLVKE; from the coding sequence ATGCGAGTTTTTAATTCTCCCCCACCTTCAGAAGCACAAACACGCAACCGCATTTTACAAGCGGCGCGGCGACTATTTGCCTCGCAAGGATTTGATGGTACAACTACCCGCGATTTAGCCCAAGCTGCGGGTGTGGCTGAGGGTACGTTATTTCGGCATTTTCCGAATAAAAAAGCCATTTTGGTGGAAGTGGCGACGGGTGGCTGGGTGGAGATATTAACGGATTTGCTAACAGAATTAAGTGAAATGGGCAGTTATAAGGCTGTAGCCCAGGTGATGCGCCGGAGGATGTGGAACTTCAAGAAAAATGCTGATTTGATGCGGGTGTGTTTTATGGAAGTGCAGTTTCACCCTGATTTACGCGATCGCATTCAAATCGAAGTTATTAATAAAATGACAGATGTGGCGGAAGCCTTCTTTCAAACGGCAATGGATAAAGGCATTTATCGCCAAACCGATGCCAAACTTGTTGCTAAAGTATTTTTAGGCATGTTTGCGATCGCAGGTTTTTCTAATAACACCCTCATGGAACCCGACGCTTCTCCCCAAGAAATGCAGCAGATGGCTGAAGGACTGGCGGATATTTTTCTCAATGGCGTATTGGTGAAGGAGTAA
- a CDS encoding DUF4332 domain-containing protein codes for MSAKPQDKSRSFFQSGDWPIEQLPGLSQEERSQLQVCGIKTTRSLFNQGKTLEAKLALASKLQVHLQYVNKWVALADLSRIPSVGTQYCGLLLHAGIGSVAQLAQTPSHRLHRQIMRLQVATLQRRDLCPSVELVQQWSQQAKGVLSAES; via the coding sequence ATGTCTGCTAAACCTCAAGATAAAAGCCGAAGTTTCTTTCAATCTGGTGACTGGCCGATTGAACAATTACCGGGATTAAGTCAAGAAGAGCGATCGCAACTACAAGTTTGCGGTATTAAAACTACACGCAGCTTATTTAACCAAGGTAAAACTCTAGAAGCTAAATTAGCGTTAGCTAGTAAATTACAAGTTCATCTTCAGTATGTCAATAAATGGGTAGCACTAGCTGATTTATCGCGCATTCCCAGTGTTGGCACACAATATTGTGGCTTATTGCTTCATGCAGGAATCGGTTCTGTCGCCCAATTAGCCCAAACACCCAGCCATAGATTACACAGACAAATTATGCGTTTGCAAGTAGCCACCTTGCAACGACGAGACTTGTGTCCATCAGTTGAGTTAGTTCAGCAATGGAGTCAACAAGCTAAGGGAGTTCTGAGTGCTGAGTCCTGA
- a CDS encoding TIGR04376 family protein, which yields MGLFDDLSRFLENRLEEFLRNNPHLELDALLEQLRQQEDDTLKLIADLQVQEKRSQDDILSTAQEIQRWHIRVQKAKDAGRQDLAAAAQEREAALLREGNQKWGHMQGLKERLNQSQELLRKIQVRRQEVQAKAAEAQTARAKSQAQQQRIDTNGWWNSSTNTSRTVDDLEEKFRRWETEDELEEMKRNLGKK from the coding sequence GTGGGCTTATTTGATGATTTGAGTCGGTTTTTAGAAAACCGTTTAGAAGAATTCTTGCGTAATAATCCACATTTGGAGTTAGATGCCCTGTTAGAGCAACTACGTCAGCAAGAAGATGATACTTTAAAGCTAATAGCAGATTTACAAGTCCAAGAAAAGCGATCGCAAGACGACATTCTTTCCACCGCCCAAGAAATTCAGCGTTGGCACATCCGCGTACAAAAAGCCAAAGATGCGGGTAGACAAGATTTAGCCGCCGCCGCCCAAGAACGAGAAGCCGCCTTACTGCGAGAAGGAAACCAAAAATGGGGACACATGCAAGGGCTGAAAGAACGCCTGAATCAATCTCAAGAATTATTACGCAAAATTCAAGTCCGAAGACAGGAAGTACAAGCAAAAGCCGCAGAAGCCCAAACAGCACGCGCTAAATCCCAAGCCCAACAACAACGTATAGACACTAACGGTTGGTGGAATTCTTCTACAAATACTTCCAGAACTGTTGATGACTTAGAAGAAAAATTCCGCCGTTGGGAAACAGAAGACGAATTAGAAGAAATGAAGCGGAATTTAGGCAAGAAGTGA
- a CDS encoding ABC transporter ATP-binding protein, translating to MAPAVLIQNLQKRYGTVEAVKDVSFEVEPGEIFGLLGPNGAGKTTTLRALCTLTTPDAGKIEVSGVSVLDNPRVARQKLGYVAQEVAIDKVLTGKELLQLQAALYHLPGVVAKQRIQTVLDLLSLQEYADKKTGTYSGGLRKRLDLAAGLLHAPDVLVLDEPTVGLDIESRFVVWEFLRKLRASGTTVLITSHYLEEIDALADRVAIIDRGIVIATGTPSQLKDRVGGDRITLRIREFSPLEEAEKAKNLLQALSFVQEIIINSAQGNSLNLVVTPQSDALITIQQTLNHASLPIFGIAQSRPSLDDVYLAATGRTLMDAELAAIANRDPKAEKKQNMR from the coding sequence ATGGCTCCCGCCGTTTTAATTCAAAATCTGCAAAAGCGTTACGGTACCGTTGAAGCCGTCAAAGACGTTTCTTTTGAGGTAGAACCAGGAGAAATCTTTGGTTTGCTTGGCCCCAACGGTGCAGGTAAAACTACAACTCTGCGTGCTTTGTGTACCCTCACAACTCCTGATGCAGGCAAAATCGAAGTATCGGGTGTGTCTGTGCTGGATAACCCCAGAGTAGCTAGACAAAAACTCGGTTATGTAGCGCAGGAAGTCGCTATTGATAAAGTTCTAACTGGAAAAGAACTGCTGCAATTGCAAGCGGCGCTTTATCACCTCCCTGGCGTGGTAGCAAAACAGCGAATTCAAACAGTTTTAGATTTACTGAGTTTGCAAGAATACGCCGATAAAAAGACAGGGACTTATTCTGGTGGTTTACGTAAACGGCTAGATTTAGCTGCTGGGCTGCTTCATGCGCCGGATGTCTTGGTTTTAGATGAACCTACAGTTGGATTGGACATCGAAAGCCGATTTGTTGTCTGGGAGTTTTTACGGAAGTTACGAGCATCAGGCACTACAGTTTTAATTACCAGCCATTATTTAGAAGAGATTGACGCATTAGCCGATCGCGTCGCTATTATTGACCGTGGGATTGTTATTGCCACAGGTACACCCTCACAATTAAAGGATAGGGTAGGAGGCGATCGCATTACCCTACGCATCCGGGAATTTTCACCCCTGGAAGAAGCCGAAAAAGCCAAAAACCTCTTACAAGCTTTGTCTTTTGTCCAAGAAATCATCATCAACAGCGCCCAAGGTAATTCCCTTAACTTGGTAGTCACACCCCAAAGTGATGCCTTAATTACCATCCAACAAACCCTAAATCATGCCAGCTTACCAATTTTCGGCATCGCCCAATCACGCCCCAGTCTAGATGATGTCTACCTCGCCGCCACTGGACGCACCTTAATGGATGCAGAACTAGCCGCCATTGCTAACCGTGATCCGAAAGCCGAAAAGAAGCAAAATATGAGATAG
- a CDS encoding ABC transporter permease, with product MSVTPKSDVNWQQLASPADAAPNFFGELVQETLALTRRLFIQLQRRPSTLLAGIIQPVMWLVLFGALFQNAPKGLFGSTTNYGQFLAAGVIVFTAFAGALNAGLPVMFDREFGFLNRLLVAPLASRFSIVFASAIFIISQSLLQAAVIVGAAAFLGAGIPDAAGLGAIALIVFLLALGVTAISLGLAFALPGHIELIAVIFVTNLPLLFASTALAPLSFMPQWLQVVATLNPLSYAIEPIRYLYLHQHWGLSSVVMQAPWGDITFGSALLILLGFAVVALLSIQPQLRKTLA from the coding sequence ATGAGTGTAACCCCTAAATCTGATGTAAATTGGCAGCAACTAGCTTCACCTGCGGATGCTGCACCTAATTTTTTTGGTGAATTAGTCCAAGAGACACTGGCTTTAACTCGTCGCTTGTTTATTCAATTACAACGCCGTCCCTCCACATTATTGGCGGGAATTATTCAGCCTGTGATGTGGTTGGTGTTATTCGGCGCTTTATTCCAAAATGCACCGAAGGGTTTATTTGGTAGTACGACAAATTACGGTCAATTTTTGGCAGCAGGTGTAATTGTTTTTACAGCTTTTGCCGGGGCTTTGAATGCCGGATTACCTGTGATGTTTGACCGCGAATTTGGCTTTTTGAATCGTTTATTAGTCGCGCCTCTAGCATCACGCTTTTCCATTGTCTTTGCTTCCGCCATCTTTATTATTAGCCAAAGCTTACTGCAAGCAGCCGTAATTGTCGGTGCAGCAGCCTTTTTAGGTGCGGGGATACCAGATGCCGCAGGCTTGGGTGCGATCGCTCTCATCGTCTTCCTCTTAGCTTTGGGCGTAACTGCGATTTCCCTTGGTTTGGCTTTTGCCCTACCCGGACATATTGAATTAATTGCTGTAATATTCGTTACTAACCTGCCTTTATTATTTGCCAGCACCGCTTTAGCACCCTTATCTTTCATGCCCCAGTGGTTACAAGTTGTCGCCACTCTCAACCCTCTCAGCTACGCTATTGAACCTATCCGTTATCTTTATTTGCATCAACACTGGGGATTGAGTAGCGTTGTGATGCAAGCACCTTGGGGTGATATTACCTTTGGCAGTGCTTTGTTAATTTTGTTGGGCTTTGCTGTTGTGGCTTTACTCAGCATTCAACCCCAACTACGCAAAACTCTTGCTTAA
- a CDS encoding peroxiredoxin, translated as MPLAVGTDAPAFTVKDTNGNTVSLSDFAGKTVVLYFYPKDDTPGCTKQACSFRDAQEQYQGKDIVVLGVSADDEVSHQAFTQKFNLNFPLLADTKKTLITAYDVDGGGYAKRVTYVIDPNGKIVHVDANVNTSNHASDILSALGL; from the coding sequence ATGCCTCTAGCAGTTGGTACGGATGCACCTGCATTTACCGTCAAAGATACTAATGGCAACACTGTCTCATTGTCTGATTTTGCTGGTAAGACAGTTGTTTTGTATTTTTATCCCAAAGATGACACTCCCGGCTGCACTAAACAAGCGTGTAGCTTCCGCGATGCTCAAGAACAATATCAAGGTAAAGATATAGTTGTTTTGGGTGTGAGTGCCGATGATGAAGTGTCGCATCAAGCCTTTACCCAAAAATTTAATTTGAACTTTCCCCTACTGGCGGATACCAAAAAAACTCTGATTACAGCTTACGATGTTGATGGTGGTGGTTATGCCAAGCGCGTTACCTACGTCATCGACCCCAATGGCAAAATTGTTCATGTTGATGCCAACGTGAATACATCCAACCACGCCAGCGATATTTTATCGGCACTAGGGCTGTAA
- a CDS encoding Npun_F0494 family protein — translation MNRLDSPTPKSFSYTVNTVERAERSLICSPFRVGLFTAMRDQSVPLNAIAQENGIKNGYTQHPLSELACYNALDWLIQVGVLRREVDGQGITDSFRLTPLGHQLIEKYQGQNFPAPSWRDSLYNASIRWLRLPF, via the coding sequence ATGAATAGACTTGATTCCCCAACCCCAAAATCTTTCTCTTACACTGTTAACACAGTAGAAAGAGCCGAGCGATCGCTCATTTGTTCTCCTTTCAGAGTTGGTTTATTCACAGCCATGCGTGACCAGAGTGTACCATTAAATGCGATCGCCCAAGAAAATGGCATCAAAAATGGCTATACCCAGCATCCCTTATCAGAATTGGCTTGTTACAACGCTTTAGACTGGTTAATTCAAGTTGGTGTACTGCGGCGCGAAGTTGATGGCCAGGGAATTACCGATAGTTTTCGCCTCACACCTTTAGGTCATCAATTAATCGAAAAATATCAGGGACAAAATTTTCCTGCCCCTTCCTGGCGAGATTCCCTCTACAATGCCTCCATTCGTTGGTTGAGACTGCCTTTTTAG